In a genomic window of Streptomyces katrae:
- a CDS encoding barstar family protein, with protein MGPVRGGGKPLRRPAGAAPAPLRAAAGVPAAGRPAVPNLWAPFDATGRARWLDPALHHWPGQDRPAGGTYHLDGRHVTDAEGFFCALGEAVNGPGGYFGRCLNGLSDALTGGFGATGPFTLVWHDQETARRCLGVRPLTAYPVTFPELLSFFREKHVEVVLA; from the coding sequence GTGGGCCCTGTGCGAGGAGGCGGAAAACCTCTTCGCCGACCCGCCGGAGCCGCCCCGGCGCCATTACGAGCTGCAGCCGGAGTACCCGCAGCGGGCCGTCCGGCCGTCCCCAACCTGTGGGCGCCGTTCGACGCCACCGGCCGGGCCCGCTGGCTGGACCCGGCCCTGCACCACTGGCCGGGCCAGGACCGCCCGGCCGGCGGCACCTACCACCTCGACGGGCGGCACGTCACCGACGCCGAAGGCTTCTTCTGCGCCCTCGGCGAGGCCGTCAACGGCCCCGGCGGGTACTTCGGCCGCTGCCTCAACGGCCTTTCGGACGCCCTCACCGGCGGATTCGGGGCGACCGGGCCGTTCACCCTCGTCTGGCACGACCAGGAGACGGCCCGCCGCTGCCTGGGCGTACGGCCGCTGACCGCCTACCCGGTGACCTTCCCCGAACTGCTCTCCTTCTTCCGGGAGAAGCACGTCGAGGTCGTGCTGGCCTGA
- a CDS encoding YccF domain-containing protein, producing the protein MKTILNVIWLILSGIWLFLGYCLAGLILCVTIIGIPFGIAAFRIAVYALWPFGYTTVERRDAGAPSCVGNVLWLVLAGWWLALGHIATGLALCLTIIGIPFGIANFKMVPLSLLPLGREIVPTDAPFASR; encoded by the coding sequence GTGAAAACCATCCTGAACGTCATTTGGCTCATACTCAGCGGGATCTGGCTGTTCCTCGGCTACTGCCTGGCCGGCCTGATCCTCTGCGTCACCATCATCGGCATCCCCTTCGGCATCGCGGCCTTCCGCATCGCCGTCTACGCCCTGTGGCCCTTCGGCTACACCACCGTCGAGCGCCGCGACGCGGGCGCCCCGTCCTGCGTCGGCAACGTCCTGTGGCTGGTCCTGGCCGGCTGGTGGCTGGCCCTGGGCCACATCGCCACCGGCCTCGCCCTCTGCCTCACGATCATCGGCATCCCCTTCGGCATCGCCAACTTCAAGATGGTCCCGCTCTCCCTCCTCCCCCTGGGCCGCGAAATCGTCCCCACGGACGCCCCCTTCGCCTCCCGGTGA